A genome region from Indicator indicator isolate 239-I01 chromosome 24, UM_Iind_1.1, whole genome shotgun sequence includes the following:
- the ADNP gene encoding activity-dependent neuroprotector homeobox protein, translated as MFQLPVNNLGSLRKARKTVKKILSDIGLEYCKEHIEDFKQFEPNDFYLKNTTWEDVGLWDPSLTKNQDYRTKPFCCSACPFSSKFFSAYKSHFRNVHSEDFENRILLNCPYCTFNADKKTLETHIKIFHAPNANTASGGISTFKDKNKHDSLKPKQADSVEQAVYYCKKCTYRDPLYEIVRKHIYREHFQHVAAPYIAKGGEKSLNGAVPLSSSTREEGGIHCKRCLFMPKSYEALVQHVIEDHERIGYQVTAMIGHTNVVVPRSKPLMLIAPKPQDKKPMGLPQRMGPLSPGSVRSLSSQQMMNRLTIPKPTLNSAGVNMMSNVHLQQNSYGVKSVPPSYVGQPGGRLNLSGNAAVSISQQSQTMKQFSTSGNGRPYTLGGEQRSQARYSLQSANSSSLSSAQLKQTSLSQSQTASRVLGQSGSKSPVAATGPSSVNTSSTQKWKICTICNELFPENVYSVHFEKEHKAEKVPAVANYIMKIHNFTSKCLYCNRYLPTDTLLNHMLIHGLSCPYCRSTFNDVEKMAAHMRMVHIDEEMGPKTDSTLTFDLTLQQGSHTNIHLLVTTYNLRDAPAESVAYHAQNTPPVPPKPQPKIQEKSDVPVKSSPQAAVPYKKDVGKTLCPLCFSILKGPISDALAHHLRERHQVIQTVHPVEKKLTYKCIHCLGVYTSNMTASTITLHLVHCRGVGKTQNGQDKGTSSRLGQSPALAPVKRTYEHMEYSLMKKRKMDDDDCPSAFEEKPEEPVVLALDPKGHEDDSYEARKTFLTKYFNKQPYPTRREIEKLAASLWLWKSDIASHFSNKRKKCVRDCEKYKPGVLLGFNMKELNKVKHEMDFDAEWLFENHDEKNSRVNVSKTVDKKINLEKENESSSDSYENVEEYNERGSPFGQRISDSSGKTSSDSIVENPGDSISKEIIEENTIRSPEKSDQKQEESSKYEEIISAEEPAKLVGDVSDSEGDQDDQDDAVEWKDGASQSESGPGSQQGSDFEDNTSEVKPEVWTDESSQSEDPGSSKPTVETKGGGSESDEEQSKWKNRSYGKVEEFWSKDQSQWKNASEIEESLSNQQMEWQNSTIDSEDGDQFDSVTDGVAEPMHSSLAGVELSSQQA; from the exons ATGTTCCAACTTCCTGTCAACAACCTTGGCAGTTTAAGAAAGGCCCGGaaaactgtgaaaaaaattcttagtGACATTGGTTTGGAATACTGTAAAGAACATATAGAA gatttTAAGCAGTTTGAACCTAATGacttttatttgaaaaacaCTACATGGGAAGATGTGGGATTGTGGGACCCATCGCTTACAAAAAATCAG GACTATCGGACAAAGCCCTTTTGCTGCAGTGCATGTCCATTTTCCTCGAAGTTCTTTTCAGCCTACAAAAGCCACTTCCGGAATGTTCATAGTGAAGACTTTGAAAATAGGATTCTCCTCAATTGTCCTTACTGTACTTTCAATGCGGACAAAAAGACTTTGGAAACGCACATTAAAATCTTTCATGCTCCAAATGCCAATACAGCGAGTGGAGGCATCAGCACTTTTAAAGATAAAAACAAACATGATAGCCTTAAACCCAAGCAGGCTGACAGTGTAGAACAAGCTGTTTATTACTGTAAGAAGTGCACTTACCGAGATCCTCTGTATGAAATAGTTAGAAAGCACATTTACAGGGAACATTTTCAGCACGTTGCCGCTCCTTACATAGCGAAGGGAGGTGAGAAGTCACTGAATGGTGCAGTTCCATTAAGCTCCAGTACCCGAGAGGAGGGTGGTATCCACTGCAAACGATGCCTTTTCATGCCCAAGTCGTATGAAGCTTTAGTACAGCACGTTATCGAAGACCATGAACGTATAGGATATCAGGTAACAGCAATGATAGGTCACACTAATGTAGTGGTTCCAAGATCTAAACCTTTGATGTTAATAGCTCCAAAACCACAGGACAAAAAGCCTATGGGACTCCCTCAGAGGATGGGTCCCCTTTCCCCTGGAAGCGTTCGATCTCTTTCATCCCAGCAGATGATGAACAGACTCACTATACCAAAGCCTACATTAAATTCCGCAGGAGTGAACATGATGTCAAATGTTCACCTACAACAGAACAGTTACGGGGTCAAATCGGTACCACCAAGCTACGTTGGTCAGCCAGGGGGAAGGCTAAACTTAAGTGGTAATGCAGCAGTTTCTATTTCACAGCAATCACAAACAATGAAACAGTTTTCAACAAGTGGAAATGGAAGGCCTTACACTCTTGGAGGGGAACAGAGATCACAGGCAAGATACTCTCTTCAATCTGCCAATTCTTCCTCGCTTTCATCAGCTCAGTTGAAACAGACATCATTATCTCAGTCACAAACAGCTTCAAGAGTATTAGGTCAGTCTGGCTCAAAATCTCCTGTGGCTGCTACAGGTCCTTCCTCTGTCAATACATCATCCACGCAGAAGTGGAAAATCTGTACAATCTGTAATGAGCTGTTTCCTGAAAATGTGTATAGTGTCCACTTTGAAAAGGAGCACAAGGCTGAGAAGGTGCCTGCAGTAGCTAACTATATCATGAAAATACACAACTTCACTAGCAAATGTCTCTATTGTAACCGCTATCTACCCACGGACACATTGCTCAACCACATGTTGATACACGGTCTGTCCTGTCCCTACTGCCGCTCAACCTTCAATGATGTTGAAAAGATGGCTGCTCACATGCGAATGGTTCACATCGATGAAGAAATGGGACCTAAAACTGATTCCACTCTAACTTTTGATTTGACATTGCAGCAGGGTAGTCACACAAATATACATCTTCTGGTAACCACCTACAACCTGAGAGATGCTCCTGCTGAATCTGTAGCTTACCACGCTCAGAATACTCCTCCAGTTCCTCCAAAACCACAGCCGAAAATCCAGGAGAAGTCTGATGTACCTGTAAAAAGTTCTCCACAAGCAGCAGTTCCCTACAAAAAAGATGTGGGGAAAACTCTCTGTCCTCTATGCTTTTCAATCCTCAAAGGACCCATCTCTGATGCACTTGCACATCATCTACGGGAGAGGCATCAAGTAATTCAGACAGTTCACCCGGTTGAGAAAAAGTTAACCTACAAATGCATTCATTGCCTTGGTGTATATACGAGTAACATGACTGCCTCAACTATAACACTGCACCTtgttcactgcagaggggttgggaagACCCAGAATGGCCAGGACAAAGGTACTTCATCTCGGCTGGGCCAGTCTCCAGCTCTAGCACCTGTAAAGCGTACTTACGAACACATGGAATACTCActgatgaagaaaaggaaaatggatgATGATGATTGCCCCTCTGCCTTTGAGGAGAAGCCTGAGGAACCTGTAGTCCTAGCATTGGACCCGaagggtcatgaagatgattCCTACGAAGCCAGGAAAACATTTCTTACAAAGTATTTCAATAAGCAACCATATCCCACTAGAAGAGAGATTGAAAAGCTGGCTGCCAGTTTGTGGCTATGGAAATCTGATATTGCATCTCATTTTAgtaacaaaaggaagaaatgtgttAGAGATTGTGAAAAATACAAACCTGGTGTGCTGCTTGGCTTCAACATGAAAGAGCTGAACAAGGTTAAACATGAAATGGATTTTGATGCTGAATGGCTGTTTGAAAACCATGACGAGAAGAACTCCAGAGTCAATGTTAGTAAGACTGttgacaaaaaaataaacttggaaaaagagaatgaaagtTCCTCAGACAGCTATGAAAATGTAGAAGAATACAATGAAAGGGGCAGTCCATTTGGTCAGCGTATTTCTGACAGTAGTGGGAAAACCTCTTCCGATAGCATCGTGGAGAACCCAGGGGACAGCATATCCAAGGAAATCATCGAAGAAAACACAATACGGTCTCCAGAGAAGTCTGATCAAAAACAAGAGGAAAGCTCTAAGTATGAAGAGATTATTTCTGCTGAGGAACCAGCAAAACTGGTAGGTGATGTTTCAGATAGTGAAGGTGATCAGGATGACCAAGATGATGCTGTTGAATGGAAAGATGGAGCTTCACAGTCCGAAAGTGGGCCTGGTTCTCAGCAGGGTTCTGATTTTGAAGACAATACATCAGAAGTAAAACCAGAAGTGTGGACAGATGAGTCCTCCCAAAGTGAAGATCCTGGTAGCAGTAAACCGACTGTTGAGACAAAAGGGGGTGGATCTGAGAGCGATGAAGAACAGTCAAAATGGAAGAATCGTTCCTATGGAAAAGTAGAAGAGTTTTGGTCTAAGGACCAGTCACAATGGAAAAATGCATCAGAGATTGAGGAGAGCTTGTCAAATCAGCAGATGGAATGGCAGAATAGCACaattgacagtgaggatggaGACCAGTTTGACAGTGTGACTGATGGGGTAGCAGAACCAATGCATAGCAGCTTAGCTGGCGTGGAGCTGAGTAGCCAGCAGGCGTGA